A single genomic interval of Acidobacteriota bacterium harbors:
- a CDS encoding CHAT domain-containing protein, translated as MPTILDFQIQPLSAEHYSLAVCERGSVQSLASATFSHRVDFLTDFSVDRLNASTKDAAERFDELQKLGRELYQKLFPPGVEQVWREYKQRSEFLTLCLRFAEGATKLEVLPWETLYDKDNKEFIAAGEKTTLTRLPLDVAPPSELPPIPRPLKLFGFFASPLDLKDHERLNAEREQEILLEAINDPAAEGRISADFEDEAKLEILERSLRDGYHILHFTGHGISPRDGGGLLLEDAHGKKLPASIAEVMQAIERGQDGNAKLRLAVISGCQTARTLHTQGFSDLARELLRQRVPAVIAMQFSISDEGGLKFAESLYREIAKGVELEHAVHAARRVLLADKQFFINNDALAIVLLAADGACLQTTEAQVASPQAEASATYLGDRLDPLAHGFYGRRREYRKIRDALLHQDQRAVIIHGVIIHGIGGIGKTALLTHAINRLRPRFKDVMSFDCRRAALAPETILLELHRYFATQGKPQLQSLIGQSVPPEMLADEIAKLLTEWPLLIVFDNFESQLDEWRAFLNEDLRVFLTTLVRATATGSRFLFTTRVLFDLDGKRLDNLQELPLGDLSRAEALMLMQKLPNLAQAAHRHKLAVLEKFGGHPYALVTLDRYCSQRPLGQALQDADLLKSELHEFLAIELSYQRLSDRARELLNRLAAFRQVAPFAAVEWIMDQQDATASFWQKLKKLLLKQRQVRGIDELIRELTVVSGFPV; from the coding sequence ATGCCAACAATTCTCGATTTCCAGATTCAGCCCTTGTCCGCTGAACATTATTCTCTCGCCGTTTGTGAACGTGGCTCTGTTCAATCGCTCGCGTCGGCCACCTTCAGCCATCGCGTAGATTTCCTGACCGACTTCAGCGTGGATCGGCTCAATGCTTCAACGAAAGACGCGGCGGAACGCTTCGATGAATTGCAGAAGCTTGGCCGCGAGCTTTATCAAAAACTCTTCCCGCCCGGCGTCGAACAGGTCTGGCGCGAGTACAAACAGCGCAGCGAGTTTCTGACTCTTTGCCTGCGTTTTGCCGAGGGAGCGACGAAGCTGGAAGTCTTGCCCTGGGAGACGCTCTACGACAAAGACAACAAGGAATTCATCGCCGCAGGTGAGAAGACGACGCTCACGCGGTTGCCGCTGGATGTCGCGCCGCCGAGCGAACTGCCACCGATTCCGCGACCGCTCAAGCTCTTCGGTTTCTTCGCCAGCCCGCTCGATTTGAAAGACCACGAGCGATTGAACGCCGAACGCGAACAGGAAATCCTGCTCGAAGCCATCAACGACCCGGCTGCCGAGGGGCGCATCTCCGCCGATTTTGAAGACGAAGCGAAGCTGGAAATCCTCGAACGCAGTTTGCGCGACGGCTACCACATTCTGCATTTCACCGGCCACGGCATCAGCCCGCGCGACGGCGGCGGCTTGCTGCTGGAAGACGCGCACGGAAAGAAGCTGCCCGCCTCCATCGCCGAAGTGATGCAGGCCATCGAGCGCGGCCAAGACGGGAATGCCAAGCTGCGGCTGGCGGTAATCTCCGGTTGCCAGACGGCGCGCACGCTGCACACTCAGGGCTTCAGCGATCTGGCGCGCGAACTGCTGCGGCAGCGCGTACCCGCCGTGATTGCGATGCAGTTTTCCATCAGCGATGAAGGCGGGTTGAAGTTCGCAGAAAGTTTGTACCGGGAGATTGCCAAAGGCGTCGAACTGGAACACGCGGTTCACGCGGCGCGGCGCGTGTTGCTCGCAGACAAACAGTTCTTCATCAACAACGACGCGCTGGCTATCGTGTTGCTCGCGGCTGACGGCGCTTGCTTGCAGACGACCGAAGCGCAAGTTGCGTCGCCGCAAGCCGAAGCCAGCGCAACCTATCTCGGCGATCGGCTGGACCCGCTGGCGCACGGCTTTTATGGTCGCCGCCGCGAGTATCGCAAGATTCGTGACGCCTTGCTGCACCAGGATCAGCGCGCCGTCATCATTCACGGCGTCATCATTCACGGAATAGGGGGCATCGGCAAGACGGCGCTGCTCACCCACGCCATCAATCGTTTGCGCCCGCGCTTCAAAGACGTGATGAGCTTTGATTGCCGCCGCGCCGCGCTCGCGCCGGAAACGATTCTGCTGGAACTGCATCGTTACTTTGCGACGCAGGGAAAGCCGCAACTGCAATCCTTGATCGGGCAGAGCGTGCCGCCGGAAATGTTGGCGGATGAAATAGCGAAGCTGCTGACCGAGTGGCCGCTGCTAATCGTCTTCGATAATTTTGAATCGCAGCTTGATGAATGGCGCGCTTTTCTCAACGAAGATTTGCGCGTCTTCCTGACGACGCTGGTGCGAGCGACGGCGACGGGCAGCCGGTTTCTGTTCACGACAAGGGTTCTGTTCGATCTCGACGGCAAACGTCTCGACAATTTGCAGGAACTGCCGCTCGGCGACCTCAGCCGCGCCGAAGCACTGATGCTGATGCAAAAGCTGCCGAATCTGGCGCAGGCTGCGCATCGCCACAAACTGGCCGTGTTGGAAAAGTTCGGCGGCCATCCTTATGCGCTGGTCACGCTGGATCGGTATTGCAGCCAGCGACCACTCGGCCAAGCCTTGCAAGACGCGGATTTGCTCAAATCGGAACTGCATGAATTCCTGGCGATTGAATTGAGCTATCAGCGATTGTCTGATCGTGCGCGTGAGCTGCTCAACCGACTTGCCGCGTTTCGGCAAGTCGCACCTTTTGCGGCGGTCGAATGGATAATGGATCAACAGGATGCGACAGCCTCATTCTGGCAGAAGCTAAAAAAATTACTGCTGAAGCAGCGACAGGTACGTGGGATTGATGAACTGATCCGTGAATTAACTGTAGTTTCCGGATTTCCGGT